From Diaminobutyricibacter sp. McL0608, one genomic window encodes:
- a CDS encoding alpha-1,4-glucan--maltose-1-phosphate maltosyltransferase, whose protein sequence is MDDGTWPAKAFSGEVIPFRATAFREGHDLIGVDLLLLDPNGTQTEHRMKAVAPGTDRWEALVQLETEGLWRYRIQAYGDEYATWLHNATVKVPAGVDVELMFTIGHGLLEQAADDKRRSTAERRHLGEAAKTVADTSKTPDERLAAATDTRVVGVLDARPVVSLPTLSPTRSILVERTRAGVGSWYEFFPRSEGAKKQPDGTWKSGTFRSAAKRLPEVAAMGFDVVYLPPIHPIGREFRKGPNNTLNAGPGDPGSPWAIGSAEGGHDAIHPELGTEKDFLFFVGKAKQAGLEVALDLALQAAPDHPWVTSHPEWFTTLPDGTIAYAENPPKKYQDIYPINFDNDPIGLRDEILRIVRYWISLGVRIFRVDNPHTKPIGFWEWLIHHVNADHPDVIFLAEAFTRPAILHTLGKVGFQQSYTYFTWRNTKEELAEFLDGLAHETADFLRPNLFVNTPDILTEYLQFGGPAAFKIRAAIAATGAPTWGVYSGFELYENVARAGAEEYIDNEKYEFRPRDYARAQNLGKSLAPYLTMLNRARSEHPALRQLRNLHVHESDDDAILVYSKYLPGAFTRSGKPDAVIVVANVDPHSVRETVVHLDVAQFGVAPGSLFEVKDIITGAKWTWGADDYVRLDAFTEPVHILTVKGTP, encoded by the coding sequence GTGGACGACGGAACCTGGCCGGCCAAGGCGTTCAGCGGAGAGGTCATCCCGTTCCGGGCGACTGCCTTCCGTGAGGGCCACGACCTGATCGGGGTCGACCTGCTGCTCCTCGACCCGAACGGCACGCAGACCGAGCACAGGATGAAGGCGGTCGCTCCTGGCACTGACCGGTGGGAAGCCCTCGTGCAGCTCGAGACGGAGGGCCTCTGGCGCTACCGCATCCAGGCGTACGGCGACGAGTATGCGACCTGGCTGCACAATGCGACCGTGAAGGTCCCGGCCGGTGTCGACGTCGAGCTCATGTTCACGATCGGCCACGGACTCCTCGAGCAGGCTGCCGACGACAAGCGCCGCAGCACGGCGGAGCGGCGCCACCTCGGCGAGGCCGCCAAGACCGTCGCCGACACGTCGAAGACGCCGGATGAACGGCTCGCGGCCGCGACGGACACCCGCGTCGTCGGCGTGCTCGACGCGCGGCCGGTCGTCAGCCTTCCGACGCTGTCCCCCACCCGCAGCATCCTCGTCGAGCGCACGCGCGCCGGTGTCGGCAGCTGGTACGAATTCTTTCCCCGCTCCGAGGGCGCGAAGAAGCAGCCTGACGGGACCTGGAAGTCGGGCACCTTCCGCTCGGCGGCGAAGCGCCTGCCTGAGGTCGCCGCGATGGGCTTCGACGTGGTCTACCTGCCACCGATCCACCCCATCGGGCGGGAGTTCCGCAAAGGTCCCAACAACACGCTCAACGCAGGTCCTGGCGACCCGGGATCCCCGTGGGCGATCGGCAGCGCGGAGGGCGGCCACGATGCGATCCATCCCGAGCTCGGTACGGAGAAGGATTTCCTGTTCTTCGTCGGCAAGGCGAAACAGGCGGGCCTCGAAGTGGCGCTCGACCTCGCGCTCCAGGCCGCACCCGATCACCCGTGGGTGACGTCGCATCCCGAGTGGTTCACCACGCTCCCGGACGGGACGATCGCCTACGCGGAGAACCCGCCCAAGAAGTACCAGGACATCTACCCGATCAATTTCGACAACGATCCGATCGGCCTGCGCGACGAGATCCTGCGCATCGTGCGTTACTGGATCTCTCTCGGTGTGCGGATCTTCCGGGTCGACAACCCGCACACCAAGCCGATCGGCTTCTGGGAATGGCTGATCCACCACGTCAACGCCGACCATCCCGATGTGATCTTCCTCGCGGAGGCGTTCACGCGGCCGGCGATCCTGCACACCCTCGGTAAAGTCGGCTTCCAGCAGTCGTACACCTACTTCACGTGGCGGAACACGAAAGAGGAACTGGCCGAGTTCCTCGACGGGCTCGCCCACGAAACCGCCGACTTCCTCCGGCCCAACCTCTTCGTGAACACGCCGGACATCCTCACCGAGTACCTCCAGTTCGGCGGACCGGCCGCCTTCAAGATCCGCGCTGCGATCGCCGCGACGGGAGCGCCGACGTGGGGCGTCTACTCCGGTTTCGAGCTGTACGAGAACGTCGCCCGCGCCGGGGCCGAGGAGTACATCGACAACGAGAAGTACGAGTTCCGCCCGCGGGACTATGCGCGGGCCCAGAACCTCGGCAAGTCGCTCGCGCCCTACCTGACGATGCTGAACCGGGCCAGGAGCGAGCATCCGGCCCTGCGCCAGCTGCGCAACCTGCACGTCCACGAAAGCGACGACGACGCGATCCTCGTCTACAGCAAATACCTCCCGGGGGCGTTCACCCGCAGCGGGAAACCGGATGCGGTCATCGTCGTCGCGAATGTCGACCCGCATTCCGTCCGCGAGACCGTCGTGCACCTCGACGTCGCGCAGTTCGGCGTCGCGCCCGGCAGCCTGTTCGAAGTGAAAGACATCATCACCGGGGCGAAGTGGACGTGGGGGGCCGACGACTACGTGCGGCTCGACGCGTTCACGGAGCCCGTCCACATCCTGACCGTGAAGGGGACCCCCTGA